One segment of Bradyrhizobium sp. WD16 DNA contains the following:
- a CDS encoding FadR/GntR family transcriptional regulator: MEPIKAVSLVDQVVARLREHIIANGLGAGDYLPSAQELGTVFGVSRGVVREALTQLEAVGIIDIANGRRPMVHRLEPSAMARAFDHGLAIGQVSFRNIGTFRRTVECQAAALAAIERNDDHLRRLDTAAAGLRVSLENPRSFLAKDFELHAVIAEATGNPLYAMTTEALTMTIKSMIFDGLCSIASLAEWQQILATHEGIVQAIRDRDPDAARAMMTRHFDEALNRSALY, encoded by the coding sequence GTGGAACCGATCAAGGCGGTGAGCCTCGTGGACCAGGTGGTGGCCCGTTTGCGCGAGCACATCATAGCAAACGGGCTCGGTGCCGGCGACTACCTGCCCAGCGCGCAGGAACTCGGCACCGTGTTCGGCGTCAGCCGCGGCGTCGTGCGCGAAGCGCTGACCCAGCTCGAAGCCGTCGGCATCATCGACATCGCCAACGGCCGACGCCCGATGGTGCATCGCCTCGAGCCGAGCGCCATGGCGCGCGCCTTCGATCACGGCCTCGCCATCGGCCAGGTCTCGTTCCGGAATATCGGCACTTTCCGCCGCACCGTCGAATGCCAGGCCGCGGCGCTCGCCGCCATCGAACGCAACGACGATCACCTGCGGCGTCTTGACACGGCGGCTGCCGGGCTGCGTGTCAGCCTGGAAAATCCGCGCAGCTTTCTCGCCAAGGATTTCGAACTGCACGCGGTCATCGCCGAGGCAACAGGCAACCCGCTCTACGCCATGACCACCGAGGCCCTGACCATGACGATCAAAAGCATGATCTTCGACGGGCTTTGCTCGATCGCCTCGCTGGCCGAATGGCAGCAGATTCTCGCCACGCACGAAGGCATTGTCCAGGCGATCCGCGACCGCGATCCCGACGCCGCGCGGGCGATGATGACGCGACACTTCGATGAGGCGCTGAACCGCTCAGCACTGTACTAG
- a CDS encoding LysR substrate-binding domain-containing protein translates to MGTVDDVTLLLEVVEAGSLSAASRKTGIPKSRLSRRIGDLESRLGVHLINRGPRNFAATEIGLLVCERGQKIRDELDAIKALADDHSKRPSGSLRISCPAVLSEILVAEFAIRFTETYPDVRLTLDHPKGTFDPKIDHCDLAIHPARDDLVDSGLIRQKLATTPYCLVAAPSFMQRIGACSNLADIDACWGIGWAADGFTPRWRIIDRDGEMAELHVTLRFCANNLNIIRQAALRGLGLARLPITMCRADLENGSLVLPLPNLSPLPVTIYALFPSRRALTVAGRLFMSDLARFLQEKWRQFDDLSGIALAPPGNPKRLLPSRLSPPA, encoded by the coding sequence ATGGGAACAGTCGATGACGTGACGCTTCTTCTGGAAGTCGTCGAAGCCGGAAGTCTTTCGGCAGCCAGCCGCAAGACGGGAATTCCGAAGTCGCGTTTGAGCCGCCGGATTGGCGACCTCGAAAGCAGACTCGGTGTGCATCTTATCAATCGCGGCCCCCGCAATTTCGCAGCGACCGAAATCGGCCTGCTGGTCTGTGAGCGTGGACAAAAGATCAGGGACGAACTGGATGCGATCAAGGCGCTCGCTGACGATCATTCAAAGCGACCCTCAGGTAGCTTGCGGATTTCCTGTCCGGCGGTTCTTTCTGAAATTCTGGTTGCCGAATTCGCTATCAGATTTACCGAGACCTACCCGGACGTTCGCTTGACGCTGGACCATCCGAAAGGAACGTTTGATCCAAAGATCGATCATTGCGACCTGGCCATCCACCCGGCACGCGATGATCTGGTGGACTCTGGACTGATACGCCAAAAGCTGGCGACAACACCTTACTGCTTGGTGGCGGCGCCAAGCTTCATGCAACGAATCGGAGCGTGCTCAAATCTGGCAGACATCGATGCCTGCTGGGGCATCGGCTGGGCGGCGGATGGATTCACGCCACGCTGGCGTATCATCGATCGAGATGGTGAGATGGCAGAGCTTCATGTCACTCTCAGGTTCTGCGCGAACAATCTTAACATCATTCGGCAAGCCGCGCTCCGCGGCCTGGGCTTAGCACGACTTCCGATAACGATGTGCCGTGCCGATCTGGAGAATGGAAGCCTGGTTTTGCCGCTTCCTAATTTGTCGCCGCTACCCGTGACGATATACGCGCTTTTTCCTTCCCGTCGGGCGCTAACAGTTGCCGGCAGGCTATTTATGTCGGACCTCGCGAGATTTCTGCAGGAGAAGTGGCGCCAATTCGATGATCTATCCGGCATTGCTTTGGCCCCGCCCGGGAATCCCAAGCGACTGTTGCCGTCACGACTCTCACCCCCCGCTTGA
- a CDS encoding quinone-dependent dihydroorotate dehydrogenase produces MYQSLIRPFLFRLDPERAHWSTIAAASRLGFAAAPLRALLAIDDPRLRTTVAGLDFPTPIGLSAGFDKNGQAVEALAGLGFGYVEIGSISAEPSPGNAAPRLWRLPEDRAVLVAYGVPNDGAAVVAERLAGLRLPVPLGINIVKTNKGAGAAPESDDAIIAEYARAAQMLAPRADYLMFNLSCPNTHDGRDFFADRGRLNAWLSAIAALDLKPPVFLKVSPLGGVANIEQLLEVADPHRFVRGLMFNLPLVKPEAHMKSPAALWRNRPGAVSGPPAASLLDECLRECYRRMDRSRYKLFASGGVASGVDAYAKIRMGASLVSLYTALVFEGPLLVRRITAELRDLLARDGVAHVADAVGVDVA; encoded by the coding sequence TTGTACCAAAGCCTGATCCGGCCGTTTCTGTTTCGCCTCGATCCGGAGCGCGCGCACTGGTCGACGATCGCCGCCGCCAGCCGGCTCGGCTTCGCCGCGGCACCCTTGCGCGCGCTGCTCGCCATCGACGATCCGCGCCTCAGGACGACCGTCGCCGGCCTCGATTTCCCCACGCCGATCGGCCTCTCCGCCGGCTTCGACAAGAACGGCCAGGCGGTCGAGGCGCTGGCCGGCCTCGGTTTCGGCTATGTCGAGATCGGCTCGATTTCGGCCGAGCCGTCGCCGGGCAATGCCGCACCGCGGCTGTGGCGCCTGCCCGAGGACCGGGCCGTACTGGTGGCCTATGGCGTGCCCAATGACGGCGCCGCCGTGGTCGCCGAACGGCTGGCCGGCCTGCGCCTGCCCGTTCCGCTCGGCATCAATATCGTCAAGACAAACAAGGGCGCCGGCGCCGCGCCGGAGAGCGACGACGCCATTATCGCCGAATACGCCCGCGCCGCGCAGATGTTGGCGCCACGGGCCGACTACCTGATGTTCAATCTGAGCTGCCCCAATACCCATGACGGCCGCGACTTCTTCGCCGACCGCGGCCGGCTCAATGCCTGGCTCTCGGCCATCGCCGCGCTCGATCTGAAGCCACCGGTCTTCCTCAAGGTGTCGCCGCTCGGCGGTGTCGCCAACATCGAGCAATTGCTGGAGGTCGCCGACCCGCACCGTTTCGTCCGCGGCTTGATGTTCAATCTGCCGCTGGTCAAACCCGAGGCGCACATGAAGTCGCCTGCCGCCCTGTGGCGCAACCGGCCCGGCGCCGTTTCCGGTCCGCCCGCCGCCTCGTTGCTCGATGAATGCCTGCGCGAGTGCTACCGCCGCATGGACCGCAGCCGCTACAAGCTGTTCGCCTCGGGCGGAGTGGCGAGCGGCGTTGACGCCTATGCCAAGATCCGCATGGGCGCCTCGCTGGTCTCGCTCTACACGGCACTGGTGTTCGAGGGGCCGCTGCTGGTCCGGCGCATCACTGCGGAGCTGCGCGACCTGCTCGCCCGTGACGGCGTCGCCCATGTGGCGGACGCCGTCGGCGTGGACGTCGCCTAG
- a CDS encoding 1-deoxy-D-xylulose-5-phosphate synthase N-terminal domain-containing protein produces MSAAPSRLEILSALTRKVLWLSSWTIHHANHDRPNTDGLKVGGHQASSASLATIMSALYFAVLRPEDRVAVKPHASPAFHAIQYLFGRQTRDKLERFRGFGGAQSYPSRTKDSDDVDFSTGSVGLGVAQTVFSSLVQSYVTAHGWMKERREGRMIALVGDAEMDEGNIFEALLEGWKQGLRNTWWIVDYNRQSLDAVVREGLWEKFETMFRNFGWDVVIIKYGRLMRQAFAEPGGEALRRWIDQCPNQVYAALTFQGGAAFRKRLMDEIGDQGAVSQLIGRRSDDELLALMSNLGGHDIATLVEAFEAVDHDRPVCFIAYTVKGIGLPFQGHKDNHAGLMTVAQMEAWRVAQKIRPGHEWDRFEGLDIDPATLEHFLADVAFARAGARRLDAPRIEVPPRLDFTPSPRMSTQQGFGLVLGELGRGHTALAERIVTTSPDVTVSTNLGGWVNRRGLFAGAAQVDQFRKEKIPSTFAWDFSPLGQHIELGIAEMNLFILLSALGLSHTINGERLLPVGTLYDPFIERGLDALNYACYQDARFMVAATPSGITLAPEGGAHQSIATPLIGLAQDGLSSFEPAFVDELAAIMRWGFDHMQRDGKDGDDRGGSVYLRLSTRSIDQPQRELTPDLEAAIAEGGYWLRRPGPNADVVIAYTGAVAPEAIEATGLLGDERRDIGLLAITSADRLYRGWSAARRHRGDIARLSPVERLLAAVPRHCGIVTVLDGHPATLAWLGGVCGHRVEALGVEQFGQTGTIDDLYRHYGIDTNAIIGAAERLSRGRSPLRKLAV; encoded by the coding sequence ATGTCCGCCGCGCCGTCCCGCCTCGAGATCCTGTCCGCCCTGACCCGCAAGGTGCTGTGGCTGTCATCCTGGACCATCCATCACGCCAACCACGACCGGCCGAACACCGACGGCCTGAAGGTCGGCGGCCACCAAGCTTCATCCGCCTCGCTCGCCACCATCATGTCGGCGCTGTATTTCGCCGTGCTGCGACCGGAAGATCGGGTCGCGGTGAAGCCCCATGCCAGTCCGGCCTTCCACGCCATCCAGTATCTGTTCGGCCGGCAGACCCGGGACAAGCTGGAGCGTTTTCGTGGTTTCGGCGGCGCCCAGTCCTATCCCTCACGGACCAAGGACAGCGACGATGTCGATTTCTCCACCGGCTCGGTTGGGCTTGGTGTCGCGCAGACGGTCTTCTCCTCGCTGGTACAGAGCTACGTCACTGCCCATGGCTGGATGAAGGAGCGGCGGGAAGGGCGAATGATCGCTCTCGTCGGCGATGCCGAGATGGACGAGGGCAATATTTTCGAGGCGCTGCTGGAAGGCTGGAAGCAGGGCCTGCGCAACACCTGGTGGATTGTCGACTACAACCGCCAGAGCCTCGATGCGGTCGTGCGCGAAGGCCTGTGGGAAAAGTTCGAGACCATGTTCCGCAATTTCGGCTGGGATGTCGTCATCATCAAATACGGTCGGCTGATGCGGCAGGCCTTTGCCGAACCGGGCGGCGAGGCGCTCAGGCGCTGGATCGACCAGTGTCCCAACCAGGTCTATGCGGCGCTGACGTTCCAGGGCGGAGCCGCCTTCCGCAAGCGGCTGATGGACGAGATCGGCGACCAGGGCGCGGTATCGCAGCTGATCGGTCGCCGCAGCGACGATGAGCTTCTGGCGCTGATGTCCAATCTCGGCGGCCACGACATCGCAACGCTGGTCGAGGCATTCGAGGCGGTCGACCACGATCGCCCGGTGTGCTTCATCGCCTATACCGTCAAAGGCATCGGCCTGCCGTTCCAGGGCCACAAGGACAACCATGCCGGCTTGATGACGGTGGCGCAGATGGAGGCCTGGCGTGTGGCGCAGAAGATTCGCCCGGGCCACGAATGGGATCGCTTTGAAGGGCTCGACATCGATCCGGCCACGCTCGAGCATTTCCTCGCCGATGTCGCTTTTGCCCGCGCCGGCGCCCGCCGGCTCGACGCGCCGCGGATCGAGGTGCCGCCACGGCTCGACTTCACGCCGTCGCCGCGGATGTCGACCCAGCAGGGCTTCGGCCTCGTGCTCGGCGAACTCGGCCGCGGCCACACTGCGCTGGCCGAGCGGATCGTCACCACGTCGCCGGACGTCACCGTCTCGACCAATCTCGGTGGCTGGGTCAACCGCCGCGGATTGTTCGCCGGCGCCGCGCAGGTCGATCAATTCCGCAAGGAGAAGATCCCCTCGACCTTCGCCTGGGATTTCTCGCCGCTGGGTCAGCACATCGAACTCGGCATCGCCGAGATGAACCTGTTCATCCTGCTTTCCGCGCTCGGTCTGTCCCACACCATCAACGGCGAGCGGCTGTTGCCAGTCGGTACCCTCTATGACCCGTTCATCGAGCGCGGCCTCGATGCGCTCAATTATGCCTGTTACCAGGACGCTCGCTTCATGGTGGCGGCGACCCCGTCCGGCATTACGCTGGCGCCTGAAGGCGGTGCCCACCAGTCGATCGCAACACCACTGATCGGCCTCGCCCAGGACGGGCTGTCCTCTTTCGAGCCGGCCTTCGTCGACGAACTCGCCGCGATCATGCGCTGGGGCTTCGACCACATGCAGAGGGACGGCAAGGATGGAGATGACCGCGGCGGTTCGGTCTATTTGCGGCTGTCGACCCGCAGCATCGATCAGCCGCAACGCGAGCTGACGCCGGACCTTGAAGCGGCCATCGCCGAGGGCGGCTACTGGCTGCGCCGGCCGGGCCCCAACGCCGATGTGGTGATCGCCTATACCGGTGCGGTCGCGCCGGAGGCGATCGAGGCGACCGGACTGCTGGGCGATGAGCGCCGCGACATCGGCCTGCTCGCCATCACCTCGGCGGATCGGCTCTATCGCGGCTGGAGCGCGGCGCGGCGGCATCGCGGCGACATCGCCAGGCTGAGCCCGGTCGAGCGTCTCCTGGCCGCGGTGCCGCGCCATTGCGGCATCGTCACCGTGCTCGATGGCCATCCGGCGACATTGGCCTGGCTCGGCGGCGTCTGTGGCCACCGCGTCGAGGCGCTCGGGGTGGAGCAATTCGGCCAGACCGGCACCATTGACGATCTCTATCGTCATTACGGCATCGACACCAACGCCATCATCGGTGCCGCCGAGCGGCTGAGCCGCGGCCGCTCGCCGCTGCGCAAATTAGCGGTCTGA
- a CDS encoding MFS transporter, translating into MFNYLRRVKAFFLDEESRSKVSTFALCFGAILFDGVDTSSISVAGPAIAKSLGLPPESLTSAFVMTSVGAVIGYLLSGHFVNLWGARRVLIGSVISFGLGSLATTLALSLPQLSALRFVTAVGLGICVPAAISMAIDQSTSRLREAATTIVMSGLGFGTMFGGLAGAATIVKYGWQSIFLVGGVLPLAFALVLALYLPQPRSTGLLSASEESARNDRPSYLVSIKLLFDGPLKVPTICLWSFSFLVFVTLYGLVFWLPSLLIAFGFSLENAPLGVSAFVMGGMPATILLIPLLSRFPARKVLTIAACLAAVCIVSLGFHAALSFGLWFAIAGVGGGLIACSVGQSALAASLYPEESRTTGIGFSAAMGRFGSILGPALVGLLFSLHLAPEVIMISTIVPILLATLALIFFWTEHRPSLVLAPQSDT; encoded by the coding sequence ATGTTCAACTATCTGCGGCGGGTGAAGGCATTCTTTCTCGACGAGGAGAGCAGATCGAAAGTCTCTACGTTCGCTTTGTGTTTTGGCGCCATCCTTTTCGACGGTGTCGATACCAGTTCGATCAGCGTTGCCGGCCCCGCCATTGCCAAGAGTCTCGGTCTCCCGCCGGAATCCCTCACGTCCGCATTCGTGATGACCAGCGTGGGCGCGGTCATCGGCTATTTGTTGTCGGGCCATTTCGTCAACTTGTGGGGTGCGCGACGCGTCCTGATCGGCAGCGTAATCAGCTTCGGGCTGGGCTCGCTTGCGACCACGCTGGCGCTGTCGTTGCCGCAGCTCTCGGCATTGCGCTTCGTGACGGCGGTTGGGCTCGGGATTTGCGTACCCGCAGCCATTTCGATGGCCATCGACCAGTCAACGTCGCGGCTTCGCGAAGCGGCCACCACCATCGTGATGAGCGGACTTGGGTTCGGGACGATGTTTGGCGGACTGGCCGGTGCGGCCACCATCGTCAAATATGGCTGGCAATCCATCTTTCTCGTCGGCGGCGTCTTGCCGCTGGCATTCGCTCTGGTGCTTGCCTTGTATCTGCCGCAGCCGCGTTCGACTGGCTTGCTCAGCGCGTCGGAGGAGTCGGCTCGTAACGATCGACCGAGCTATCTGGTGTCGATCAAGCTGCTTTTCGACGGTCCGCTCAAGGTCCCGACGATCTGTCTCTGGTCGTTTTCGTTTCTGGTGTTCGTCACCCTCTACGGGCTTGTGTTCTGGCTGCCGTCGCTGCTGATCGCGTTCGGCTTTTCGCTGGAGAACGCTCCGCTTGGCGTGTCGGCATTCGTCATGGGGGGAATGCCTGCCACCATCCTGCTGATCCCACTGTTGAGCCGGTTTCCGGCGCGAAAGGTGCTGACAATTGCGGCGTGTCTTGCCGCGGTCTGTATCGTGAGCCTCGGCTTTCACGCGGCGCTCTCGTTCGGGCTGTGGTTTGCCATTGCCGGTGTCGGCGGCGGATTGATCGCCTGCAGCGTCGGACAGTCCGCGCTGGCGGCTTCACTCTATCCGGAAGAGTCGCGGACAACGGGGATCGGCTTCTCCGCAGCGATGGGGCGGTTCGGCTCGATTCTTGGACCTGCGCTCGTCGGCCTGTTGTTCTCGCTTCATCTCGCGCCGGAAGTCATCATGATCTCGACGATCGTGCCGATCCTGCTGGCGACTCTGGCTCTGATCTTCTTCTGGACAGAGCACAGGCCAAGCCTCGTTCTGGCGCCCCAGAGCGATACCTGA
- a CDS encoding SlyX family protein: MSNPDAPSPADERLDALEIRVAYQDEAIETLNRTVTAQWAQIDALSRKVAELADRVQEAESRAAPAGGQSEPPPPHY; the protein is encoded by the coding sequence ATGAGCAATCCAGACGCCCCCTCGCCTGCCGACGAGCGGCTCGACGCGCTCGAGATTCGCGTCGCCTACCAGGACGAAGCGATCGAGACGCTGAACCGGACCGTCACCGCGCAATGGGCGCAGATCGATGCCCTGAGCCGCAAGGTCGCCGAACTCGCCGACCGGGTTCAAGAGGCCGAGAGCCGCGCCGCGCCGGCCGGCGGTCAGTCCGAGCCGCCGCCACCGCATTATTGA
- a CDS encoding HD-GYP domain-containing protein — translation MSLVDGSLGRRHLMLASDRGDSQELAQILSVVGKVDVVSTAEMPDRPKKSLSGIVVDIDLRSTEAVQRVRSKLIGKAYQSVPRLFVLSDTLHHGSTQAWALGATDTIQRPFEPQAVLRRLEASFGETAEKETTSASREALSRGVAAAHAVLVRVFEKLRAGVPLTPDDVMQAETRILKALKRSSLKEWVLVVSRHHNRSYRHCLVVTGFAVAFGQQLGMREEDQRRLARAGLVHDVGKAFIPLAILNKNDPLTEAEETELRLHTRRGYDALAQQNKFPREMLDVVLHHHELLDGTGYPDRLHDGEISDIVRIITMADAFAILIEQGKQNPEFSRADAFAVLEEMTGKLDPQLVQAFRPVALGS, via the coding sequence ATGTCGCTCGTGGACGGATCCCTCGGTCGTCGGCACCTGATGCTGGCGTCGGATCGGGGGGATAGCCAAGAATTGGCGCAAATCCTGTCGGTGGTCGGTAAGGTCGACGTGGTGTCGACGGCCGAAATGCCCGATAGGCCGAAGAAGAGTCTGTCCGGCATTGTGGTCGATATCGACCTGCGCTCGACCGAAGCGGTGCAGCGGGTGCGCAGCAAGCTGATCGGCAAGGCTTATCAATCGGTGCCGCGGCTGTTCGTGCTGTCCGATACGCTGCATCACGGTTCGACCCAGGCCTGGGCGCTCGGCGCCACCGATACCATCCAGCGGCCGTTCGAACCCCAGGCGGTGCTGCGTCGCCTCGAAGCTTCGTTCGGCGAGACCGCCGAGAAGGAAACGACCAGCGCCAGCCGCGAGGCGCTGAGCCGTGGCGTTGCCGCCGCCCATGCCGTGCTGGTTCGTGTCTTCGAGAAGCTGCGCGCCGGGGTGCCGCTGACGCCGGACGACGTCATGCAGGCCGAGACCCGCATCCTCAAGGCGCTCAAGCGCTCCAGCCTGAAAGAATGGGTGCTGGTGGTCAGCCGTCACCATAACCGCAGCTATCGCCACTGCCTGGTGGTGACCGGCTTCGCGGTGGCCTTCGGTCAGCAGCTCGGCATGCGCGAGGAAGACCAGCGGCGCCTGGCGCGCGCCGGCCTTGTCCACGACGTCGGCAAGGCCTTCATCCCGCTTGCCATCCTCAACAAGAACGATCCGCTGACCGAGGCGGAAGAGACCGAACTACGCCTTCACACCCGGCGCGGTTACGATGCGCTGGCCCAGCAGAACAAGTTCCCGCGCGAGATGCTCGACGTGGTGCTCCATCACCACGAACTGCTCGACGGCACGGGATATCCGGACAGGCTGCACGACGGCGAGATCTCCGATATCGTGCGCATCATCACCATGGCCGATGCCTTCGCCATTCTGATCGAGCAGGGTAAACAGAATCCGGAATTCAGCCGTGCTGATGCCTTCGCTGTGCTGGAAGAGATGACCGGCAAGCTCGATCCGCAGCTTGTGCAGGCCTTCCGCCCGGTGGCGCTGGGGTCGTAA
- a CDS encoding Lrp/AsnC family transcriptional regulator, producing MAPDLDAIDRKILAALQRDSRLTMQALADQVGLSVSPCHRRVKLLEERGVITGYIATVDQRSVGLPVSVFISIKLARQKEEDLKRFARAISGWHEVLECYLMTGNRDYLLRVVAADLAAYEIFLKTKLTRLDGIASIESSFALAQVKYSTALPV from the coding sequence ATGGCGCCCGACCTTGATGCCATCGACCGCAAGATTCTCGCGGCCCTGCAGCGCGACAGCCGCCTCACCATGCAGGCGCTGGCCGACCAGGTCGGCCTGTCGGTGTCGCCCTGCCATCGCCGCGTCAAGCTGCTGGAAGAGCGGGGCGTCATCACCGGTTATATCGCCACCGTCGATCAGAGGTCGGTCGGGCTGCCGGTCAGCGTCTTCATCTCGATCAAGCTGGCGCGGCAGAAGGAAGAGGATCTCAAGCGTTTCGCCCGCGCCATTTCCGGCTGGCATGAGGTGCTGGAGTGCTATCTGATGACCGGCAACCGCGACTATCTGCTGCGGGTCGTCGCCGCGGACCTCGCCGCCTACGAGATCTTCCTCAAGACAAAGCTGACGCGCCTCGACGGCATCGCCTCGATCGAATCGAGCTTCGCCCTCGCCCAGGTGAAATATTCG
- a CDS encoding carboxylesterase/lipase family protein has translation MSRSEYIDVETPFGGLRGARSDGVAAFRRVPYAEAPVGPRRFEMPGAAPRWQGVRDATASGPVPPQLPSRLDSVLGTYEAEQSEDCLHLDIWTGFNKGDRAPVLVFIHGGAFMTGGGSLACYDGGVLARENGLVVVNITYRLGILGFWPRPDFGGLNLGLHDQIAALRWIKEAISSFGGDQDRITIIGQSAGAFSIAALLGIDTARGLFKRAVMMSAPVGIALRTVDQARPVAGMLLDVLGLGPEEADRLRTMPVDQIFERMRILQTRPPAVPGSITPPFMPVLDDALIPRDPSESFDMGNAGWCDIVIGTTREEYAAFSVSNPALDKLTDEEVESIFRSEVGDDAASALSRIRAERVPATPRALLGDLHTGTTFVKKSLAIADTQYNLGRNVFTYFFDWQSPNPDMGACHCIDLPFLFGNIDVWKAAPMLEGANWNEVRELSQRYRGAIAAFAENGNPNGRGLPRWPAYQIGRAALHFDRRITVSGCIV, from the coding sequence ATGAGTCGATCAGAGTATATTGATGTGGAAACGCCTTTCGGCGGGTTGCGCGGTGCGCGATCCGACGGCGTGGCGGCATTTCGCAGGGTCCCCTACGCCGAGGCTCCGGTCGGCCCACGACGCTTCGAAATGCCAGGTGCGGCGCCGCGATGGCAGGGTGTGCGTGACGCGACTGCATCCGGTCCGGTCCCTCCGCAGCTCCCGTCTCGCCTGGATTCAGTTCTCGGCACCTATGAGGCCGAGCAAAGCGAAGATTGCCTCCATCTCGATATCTGGACCGGCTTCAACAAGGGTGATCGCGCGCCAGTCCTGGTCTTCATCCATGGTGGAGCTTTCATGACGGGTGGCGGGTCGCTGGCCTGCTATGACGGCGGCGTTCTGGCCAGGGAAAATGGCCTCGTCGTCGTCAATATCACCTATCGGCTTGGCATCCTTGGCTTTTGGCCGCGTCCGGATTTCGGCGGACTGAATCTCGGTCTTCACGATCAGATCGCCGCTCTGCGCTGGATCAAGGAAGCAATCAGCAGTTTCGGCGGCGATCAGGATCGGATCACGATCATCGGACAATCGGCTGGCGCCTTCAGCATCGCGGCATTGCTCGGCATCGACACCGCGCGCGGACTTTTCAAGCGCGCAGTCATGATGAGCGCTCCGGTCGGAATCGCGTTACGGACGGTCGATCAAGCCAGGCCGGTCGCCGGCATGCTCCTCGATGTCCTCGGGCTTGGTCCGGAGGAGGCCGATCGGCTGCGCACGATGCCTGTCGATCAGATCTTCGAGCGGATGCGGATTCTTCAAACGCGGCCACCAGCGGTGCCTGGAAGCATTACTCCGCCGTTCATGCCGGTTCTGGATGATGCATTGATCCCCCGTGATCCCAGCGAATCATTTGACATGGGGAATGCCGGCTGGTGCGACATCGTGATCGGCACGACGCGCGAGGAATATGCAGCGTTCTCCGTTTCCAATCCTGCGCTCGATAAATTGACGGACGAGGAAGTCGAAAGCATTTTCCGGTCGGAGGTTGGCGACGACGCAGCTTCAGCCCTGTCGAGAATTCGCGCGGAACGTGTCCCGGCGACGCCGCGGGCCCTTCTGGGCGACCTGCATACCGGCACCACCTTCGTCAAAAAAAGCTTGGCCATCGCGGACACTCAGTACAACCTGGGCCGCAATGTCTTTACATATTTCTTCGACTGGCAGTCGCCGAATCCGGACATGGGTGCCTGCCATTGCATCGATCTTCCATTCCTGTTCGGGAATATCGATGTGTGGAAGGCCGCTCCCATGCTGGAAGGTGCGAACTGGAATGAAGTTCGCGAACTCAGTCAGCGATACCGCGGAGCGATTGCCGCCTTCGCGGAGAATGGAAATCCGAACGGCCGCGGTCTTCCGAGATGGCCGGCCTACCAGATCGGGCGCGCAGCGCTGCATTTTGACCGCCGTATCACGGTTTCAGGATGTATCGTCTGA